A DNA window from Danio aesculapii chromosome 1, fDanAes4.1, whole genome shotgun sequence contains the following coding sequences:
- the LOC130217476 gene encoding carbohydrate sulfotransferase 12 isoform X2, with protein MLHIQDGIHYRQISSENALSTPALPASVVSSERWTSEDLFIWKESSRSVKPNLTIISAHPNNLTHMFMQSSSKNLKLRQARRKRIIKELCSANSSLIFPGKFRTFDQIPSKELDHLIVDDRHGVIYCFVPKVACTNWKRIMIVLSQKLKAPDGAPYLDPLDIPSALSHNATVHLTFNKFWRLFGHFSRPLMHHKLKNYTKFLFVRDPFVRLISAFRNKFALPNEDFYKQFGSTMLQRYANISQPPASAQEAFAASIRLSFTHFINYLLDPKTEKEKPFNEHWQQMHRLCHPCQIDYDFVGKLETLHEDTEHLLKILGISNQIHFPPGYRNRTAVKWEREWFANVSVADRRKLYGLYEADFRLFGYNKPETLF; from the exons ATGTTACACATTCAAGATGGGATCCATTACAGACAGATTTCCAGTGAAAATG CTTTATCAACACCTGCGCTCCCAGCAAGTGTTGTGTCCTCTGAACGATGGACAAGCGAGGATTTGTTTATCTGGAAAGAGTCAAGCAGGTCAGTCAAACCAAACCTGACAATCATCTCAGCTCATCCAAACAATCTAACGCACATGTTCATGCAGTCTTCCTCCAAAAACCTCAAACTGCGTCAAGCGCGTCGCAAACGTATAATAAAAGAACTTTGTTCAGCCAACAGCAGTTTGATCTTCCCTGGAAAATTTAGGACATTTGACCAGATTCCAAGCAAAGAGCTGGACCATCTCATTGTGGATGATCGTCACGGAGTGATTTACTGTTTTGTACCCAAGGTAGCTTGTACCAACTGGAAACGAATCATGATTGTGCTCAGCCAAAAGCTGAAGGCACCTGATGGAGCTCCATATCTGGATCCTCTTGACATACCATCAGCTTTATCCCACAATGCTACTGTGCATCTGACATTCAACAAGTTTTGGAGGCTATTTGGTCATTTTTCACGTCCGTTAATGCATCACAAGCTGAAGAACTACACTAAGTTCCTTTTTGTACGGGATCCATTTGTACGACTGATTTCTGCTTTCCGGAACAAGTTTGCTTTGCCAAATGAGGATTTCTACAAACAGTTCGGCTCCACAATGCTTCAGCGTTATGCCAATATTTCTCAGCCCCCTGCTTCGGCTCAAGAGGCCTTCGCTGCAAGTATCAGACTGTcctttactcactttattaattaTCTGTTAGATCCAAAGACTGAAAAGGAGAAGCCGTTCAACGAGCATTGGCAGCAGATGCACAGACTTTGCCATCCATGCCAAATTGACTATGACTTTGTTGGGAAACTAGAAACTCTTCATGAGGACACAGAACATTTGCTGAAGATTCTTGGAATCAGTAATCAGATTCATTTTCCCCCAGGCTACCGTAATAGGACAGCTGTAAAATGGGAGCGAGAATGGTTTGCAAACGTTTCAGTAGCAGACAGGAGAAAACTTTACGGTCTCTATGAAGCAGATTTCAGATTGTTTGGATACAACAAACCTGAAACGCTTTTCTAA
- the LOC130217476 gene encoding carbohydrate sulfotransferase 12 isoform X1, translated as MGSITDRFPVKMVRQLQFFLLLGSVFIIFFIIVHWDEVKDGTFYLHAALSTPALPASVVSSERWTSEDLFIWKESSRSVKPNLTIISAHPNNLTHMFMQSSSKNLKLRQARRKRIIKELCSANSSLIFPGKFRTFDQIPSKELDHLIVDDRHGVIYCFVPKVACTNWKRIMIVLSQKLKAPDGAPYLDPLDIPSALSHNATVHLTFNKFWRLFGHFSRPLMHHKLKNYTKFLFVRDPFVRLISAFRNKFALPNEDFYKQFGSTMLQRYANISQPPASAQEAFAASIRLSFTHFINYLLDPKTEKEKPFNEHWQQMHRLCHPCQIDYDFVGKLETLHEDTEHLLKILGISNQIHFPPGYRNRTAVKWEREWFANVSVADRRKLYGLYEADFRLFGYNKPETLF; from the coding sequence ATGGGATCCATTACAGACAGATTTCCAGTGAAAATGGTGAGGCAGCTGCAGTTTTTCCTTCTGTTGGGATCAGTGTTTATCATATTCTTCATTATAGTTCACTGGGATGAGGTAAAAGATGGGACTTTTTATCTGCACGCAGCTTTATCAACACCTGCGCTCCCAGCAAGTGTTGTGTCCTCTGAACGATGGACAAGCGAGGATTTGTTTATCTGGAAAGAGTCAAGCAGGTCAGTCAAACCAAACCTGACAATCATCTCAGCTCATCCAAACAATCTAACGCACATGTTCATGCAGTCTTCCTCCAAAAACCTCAAACTGCGTCAAGCGCGTCGCAAACGTATAATAAAAGAACTTTGTTCAGCCAACAGCAGTTTGATCTTCCCTGGAAAATTTAGGACATTTGACCAGATTCCAAGCAAAGAGCTGGACCATCTCATTGTGGATGATCGTCACGGAGTGATTTACTGTTTTGTACCCAAGGTAGCTTGTACCAACTGGAAACGAATCATGATTGTGCTCAGCCAAAAGCTGAAGGCACCTGATGGAGCTCCATATCTGGATCCTCTTGACATACCATCAGCTTTATCCCACAATGCTACTGTGCATCTGACATTCAACAAGTTTTGGAGGCTATTTGGTCATTTTTCACGTCCGTTAATGCATCACAAGCTGAAGAACTACACTAAGTTCCTTTTTGTACGGGATCCATTTGTACGACTGATTTCTGCTTTCCGGAACAAGTTTGCTTTGCCAAATGAGGATTTCTACAAACAGTTCGGCTCCACAATGCTTCAGCGTTATGCCAATATTTCTCAGCCCCCTGCTTCGGCTCAAGAGGCCTTCGCTGCAAGTATCAGACTGTcctttactcactttattaattaTCTGTTAGATCCAAAGACTGAAAAGGAGAAGCCGTTCAACGAGCATTGGCAGCAGATGCACAGACTTTGCCATCCATGCCAAATTGACTATGACTTTGTTGGGAAACTAGAAACTCTTCATGAGGACACAGAACATTTGCTGAAGATTCTTGGAATCAGTAATCAGATTCATTTTCCCCCAGGCTACCGTAATAGGACAGCTGTAAAATGGGAGCGAGAATGGTTTGCAAACGTTTCAGTAGCAGACAGGAGAAAACTTTACGGTCTCTATGAAGCAGATTTCAGATTGTTTGGATACAACAAACCTGAAACGCTTTTCTAA